Proteins from a genomic interval of Quercus robur chromosome 9, dhQueRobu3.1, whole genome shotgun sequence:
- the LOC126700738 gene encoding probable polygalacturonase → VQVLSAIVILGMLSLRVAECSLPSKKLAYQAINCRKHTAVLTDFGAVGDGKTLNTKVFNAAIRNLSRYASDGGAQLIVPPGRWLTGSFNLTSHFTLFIEKGAVILGTQDESQWPPLPVLPSYGRGRDAPGGRLSALIFGTNLTDVVITGNNGTIDGQGSTWWTKYRAKEYNVTRPYMIELMYSNQIQISDLTLLDSPSWFVHPIYSSNIIVKGLTIIASIYSANTDGVDPDSCSNVRIEDCYIVSGDDCIAVKSGWDQYGYKVGIPTQHLIIRRVTCISPFSALIALGSEMSGGIQDVRAEDITAIDTESAVRVKTALGRGGYVKDIYVRRMTLKNMKYAFWMAGNYNQHPDDNFDLKAIPEINGINYRDVVATNVTFAGRLDGITGDPFTGICISNVTMTMNLKEDKLPWNCTDIAGVTSKVTPKPCASLPEKRGVNCAFPTDRLPIEDVQLKTCSSA, encoded by the exons GTACAGGTTCTCTCAGCGATTGTGATCTTGGGAATGCTAAGTTTAAGAGTTGCAGAATGCAGTTTACCTAGCAAAAAATTAGCGTATCAGGCAATAAATTGTCGAAAGCATACTGCAGTTTTGACTGATTTTGGAGCAGTTGGTGATGGAAAAACATTAAACACAAAGGTTTTTAATGCTGCAATTCGTAATCTAAGCAGATATGCATCGGATGGTGGGGCACAACTTATTGTACCACCTGGAAGATGGTTAACTGGAAGCTTTAATCTCACCAGCCATTTCACcctttttattgaaaaaggtGCTGTTATTCTTGGAACACAG GATGAGTCACAATGGCCTCCTCTTCCTGTGTTGCCTTCTTATGGAAGAGGAAGGGATGCACCTGGTGGACGGTTAAGCGCTCTAATTTTCGGTACAAATCTCACTGATGTCGTAATCACAG GTAACAATGGCACGATTGATGGCCAGGGTTCTACTTGGTGGACGAAGTACCGTGCCAAGGAATACAACGTGACGCGACCATACATGATTGAGCTCATGTACTCCAATCAAATCCAGATATCTGATCTCACTCTACTTGACTCTCCATCATGGTTTGTCCATCCCATCTACAGCAGTAATATAATAGTCAAAGGGCTCACAATCATTGCATCAATTTATTCAGCTAATACCGATGGGGTAGACCCAG ATTCATGCTCAAACGTTCGTATCGAGGACTGCTACATAGTCTCAGGTGATGACTGCATTGCCGTGAAAAGTGGTTGGGATCAATATGGATACAAAGTTGGAATTCCTACACAGCACCTAATCATTAGAAGGGTTACCTGCATTTCTCCTTTCAGTGCTCTTATTGCTCTAGGCAGCGAAATGTCTGGTGGAATCCAAGATGTTAGAGCTGAAGACATCACAGCCATTGATACCGAATCAGCTGTCAGAGTTAAGACTGCTCTTGGAAGAGGAGGTTATGTCAAGGACATCTATGTAAGAAGAATGACCTTGAAGAACATGAAGTATGCTTTCTGGATGGCAGGCAATTATAATCAACATCCAGACGATAACTTCGACCTGAAAGCAATTCCAGAGATTAATGGAATTAATTATCGAGATGTGGTGGCGACGAACGTTACTTTTGCAGGAAGACTTGACGGAATTACGGGTGATCCCTTCACTGGAATATGCATTTCTAATGTGACCATGACTATGAATCTGAAGGAAGATAAACTACCATGGAATTGTACTGATATTGCTGGAGTGACAAGCAAAGTGACTCCTAAGCCATGTGCTTCGTTGCCTGAGAAGCGAGGTGTGAATTGTGCCTTCCCCACTGATAGGCTGCCCATTGAAGATGTTCAGTTGAAGACTTGTTCTTCCGCGTAA